Genomic window (Mycolicibacterium smegmatis):
GCCACCGAGAAGGAACTTGTCCTTCCGGCTAACCGCTGGGGCATCACCGGAGGAAGCAAGGGCAGGATGGTGCAACTGGATCTCCCTGAAGCTGATAATTGACTGAGGAACAACCAGAAATTAGCTTAGCGTTGCCTAAATATCAATAGGCAAGGCTGGCCTCACTAACGCTTCAGAAAATTTGCCCGCACCGAAGACGGGCCCCTTCCTTGCGGAAGGGGCCCGGTTCTCGTTGTGTGGCCTCTACAACCAGGTGTCGTCAGTGGTGGCCGTGAGGAAGGCCTCCAGGTCGTCACGCCACTGCGCGGGGGTGTTCTTGTCCGGCTCGATGCCGGTGTACTCGCCGCGGTAGAACAGCAGCGGACGGGGTTTGGTCTTCGGCACCTCCGAAAGCGAGTGCACCGCGCCGAACACCACGAAGTGGTCCCCGCCGTCGTGCACCGAATGCACCGTGCAGTCGATGTGCGCCAGCGTCCCGTCGATCACCGGTGATCCGAGTTTCGATGGGTGCCAGTCGATCCCGGCGAACTTGTCGGCGGCCTTGGAGCCGAACT
Coding sequences:
- the hsaB gene encoding 3-hydroxy-9,10-secoandrosta-1,3,5(10)-triene-9,17-dione monooxygenase reductase subunit, giving the protein MTATQPIDPRTFRNVLGQFCTGVTVITTVHENVPIGFACQSFAALSLDPPLVLFCPTKQSRAWKAIEATGRFCVNMLHENQQHVSAQFGSKAADKFAGIDWHPSKLGSPVIDGTLAHIDCTVHSVHDGGDHFVVFGAVHSLSEVPKTKPRPLLFYRGEYTGIEPDKNTPAQWRDDLEAFLTATTDDTWL